A window of the Juglans microcarpa x Juglans regia isolate MS1-56 chromosome 5D, Jm3101_v1.0, whole genome shotgun sequence genome harbors these coding sequences:
- the LOC121265973 gene encoding LOW QUALITY PROTEIN: probable WRKY transcription factor 14 (The sequence of the model RefSeq protein was modified relative to this genomic sequence to represent the inferred CDS: deleted 2 bases in 1 codon) encodes MYCSLFIMPRMENYQGDLTDIVRASGGAYGTGASGASEPSPGWRFPSDPMNFLSVVEEPRDIFGDPFSYMRDPLLNELDVSGSSFFSSTSSAEMMGSSTAASVEGTGGFNGGNTTGAVVGVGGASTSTILAPSNYLEDEMKRPCNIFSRMLQISPIAKLPVSPCVSPVMAAAASPRGIKASAMIAGDMITANSPKGCFIDNTGVQISSPRNPGIKRRKSQAKKVVCIPAPAAVNSRPTGEVVPSDLWAWRKYGQKPIKGSPYPRGYYRCSSSKGCSARKQVERSRTDPNMLVITYTSEHNHPWPTQRNALAGSTRSQPSKSNAASKNYQGAQSQKPTSPKEEQKESSIDDHVSPIVCGSSTTSASVKEELDEVEKQVLEMDDGEFSTADEGFSYRPTMPGSNLQSDQDFFAELEEIEADPLDLLFSQGFAGDHAQKDSKGMDPFSLFDWPGDSGHGSTSSFGEAKNGFITRHLKRYRAISPLKTHFLVYMVHFFYIQGLV; translated from the exons ATGTACTGCAGCTTGTTTATTATGCCCAGGATGGAGAATTATCAAGGTGATTTGACTGACATAGTCCGAGCTAGCGGGGGAGCATATGGCACTGGAGCTTCAGGCGCTTCCGAACCCAGTCCCGGCTGGCGCTTCCCTTCCGATCCCATGAATTTTTTGTCCGTTGTCGAAGAGCCTAGGGATATTTTCGGCGATCCATTCTCCTACATGCGAGATCCGCTTCTTAACGAGCTCGATGTATCAGGTTCCAGCTTCTTCAGCAGCACCAGTTCTGCTGAAATGATGGGCAGCAGTACAGCTGCTAGTGTGGAGGGCACGGGCGGTTTTAATGGAGGAAATACTACTGGTGCTGTTGTTGGTGTTGGCGGTGCTAGTACGAGTACGATTCTAGCTCCGAGCAATTATCttgaagatgagatgaaaaggcCTTGCAATATATTCTCACGGATGCTTCAGATCTCTCCTATTGCAAAATTGCCTGTCTCCCCATGTGTTTCGCCGGTGATGGCCGCGGCGGCTTCTCCCAGGGGAATTAAGGCGTCTGCTATGATTGCAGGCGACATGATTACTGCAAACAGCCCCAAAGGTTGCTTTATCGACAACACCGGGGTGCAGATCTCGTCCCCGAGGAATCCGGGTATTAAGAGAAG GAAGAGCCAGGCAAAGAAGGTGGTTTGCATTCCAGCGCCAGCTGCTGTAAACAGCAGGCCTACCGGAGAAGTAGTTCCATCTGATCTGTGGGCTTGGAGAAAGTACGGTCAGAAACCCATCAAAGGTTCTCCATATCCAAG GGGCTATTATAGATGCAGCAGCTCGAAGGGATGTTCGGCAAGGAAACAAGTCGAGCGCAGCCGGACTGATCCCAACATGTTGGTGATTACCTACACATCTGAGCACAATCATCCATGGCCAACTCAGAGGAATGCCCTTGCAGGCTCGACCCGGTCCCAACCATCGAAGAGCAATGCTGCTTCGAAAAACTACCAAGGAGCCCAGTCCCAGAAGCCAACAAGCCCGAAAGAAGAACAGAAGGAGAGCAGCATTGACGACCACGTATCTCCGATTGTCTGCGGCAGCTCGACAACAAGTGCATCAGTCAAGGAAGAGCTTGACGAGGTGGAGAAGCAAGTGCTGGAGATGGATGACGGAGAATTCAGTACTGCTGATGAAGGGTTTTCTTACAGGCCGACAATGCCGGGGTCAAACCTCCAATCTGATCAGGATTTCTTCGCTGAGTTAGAAGAAATTGAGGCTGACCCTTTAGATCTCTTGTTTTCTCAAGGGTTTGCGGGAGATCATGCGCAGAAAGATAGTAAGGGCATGGATCCATTCAGTCTCTTTGACTGGCCAGGGGACAGCGGCCACGGCAGCACCAGCTCTTTTGGAGAAGCTAAGAAT GGGTTTATAACAAGGCATTTGAAACGATATAGAGCAATTTCCCCACTAAAGactcattttttagtttatatGGTGCACTTCTTCTATATTCAAGGTCTGGTATAA